In Papio anubis isolate 15944 chromosome 17, Panubis1.0, whole genome shotgun sequence, the following are encoded in one genomic region:
- the LOC101001722 gene encoding olfactory receptor 1A2-like: protein MGCALHAAGTRQEKTGLRTQALDRMTGSVRPQKSDGSVDTSYFLGSGLTLRLVGGTTLNRSLHSLYDTSFALEKKINSLTGQHEQNNVVFVIFLCIYPISLTGNLLIILAIQADIRLHNPMYFFLVNLSLVDIFSSSVSIPKILVNHLLGSKSISFGGCLTQMYFMIALAKADSYTLAAMAYDRAVAISRPLHYTTIMSPRSCVLLVVGSWAIGNASALPHTLLTASLSFCGNQEVANFYCDITPLLKLSCSDIGFNVKMMYVGVGVFSVPLLCIIVSYVQVFSTVFQVPSTKSLFKAASTCGSHLTVVFLYYGTTMGMYLRPLTGYSPKDAVITVMYVAVTPALNPFIYSLRKRDMKAALRKLFSKRISS from the exons ATGGGCTGTGCTCTACATGCAGCCGGCACCAGACAGGAGAAGACAG GACTAAGGACTCAGGCACTGGACAGGATGACTGGCTCTGTCAGACCTCAGA AATCTGATGGCAGTGTAGACACCTCTTACTTCCTGGGCTCCGGGCTCACCCTGAGACTGGTTGGAGGAACAACTTTAAATCGTTCACTGCACTCCTTGTATGACACATCCTTTGCACTgga aaagaaaatcaattctCTTACCGGTCAGCATGAACAGAATAATGTCGTCTTTGTGATCTTTTTGTGCATTTACCCCATCTCACTGACTGGAAACCTGCTCATCATCTTGGCCATTCAGGCTGACATTCGCCTTCACAACCCCATGTATTTTTTCCTCGTCAACCTCTCCTTGGTTGACATATTCTCCTCATCTGTAAGCATCCCTAAGATACTGGTCAACCATCTCTTGGGTAGCAAGTCCATCTCCTTTGGGGGATGCCTAACGCAGATGTATTTCATGATAGCCTTGGCGAAGGCAGACAGCTATACCTTGGCTGCAATGGCATATGATCGAGCTGTGGCCATCAGCCGCCCACTTCACTACACAACAATTATGAGTCCACGGTCTTGTGTCCTGCTAGTTGTTGGGTCTTGGGCGATTGGAAACGCCAGTGCCCTCCCCCACACTCTCCTCACAGCTAGTTTGTCCTTCTGTGGCAACCAGGAAGTGGCCAACTTCTACTGTGACATTACCCCCTTGCTGAAGTTGTCTTGTTCTGACATCGGCTTTAATGTGAAGATGATGTACGTAGGGGTCGGCGTTTTCTCTGTGCCATTGCTATGCATCATTGTCTCCTATGTTCAGGTCTTTTCCACAGTCTTCCAAGTTCCCTCCACCAAGAGTCTATTTAAAGCCGCCTCCACCTGTGGCTCCCACCTCACGGTTGTTTTTTTATATTATGGTACAACGATGGGCATGTATTTGCGCCCTCTGACCGGTTACAGCCCAAAAGATGCAGTGATCACTGTGATGTATGTGGCAGTGACCCCAGCATTAAATCCGTTCATCTATAGTCTGAGAAAACGGGACATGAAGGCGGCCCTGCGGAAACTCTTCAGCAAGAGAATCTCCTCATAG